In Arthrobacter sp. CJ23, the genomic window ATCGCTCAGCAAGATCGGCATCACCGGCTACGGCTTCGCGCCCCTCATGCTCCCCGACGATCTCGACTTCACGGGCATGTTCCACGGCGTGGATGAACGGGTCCCGGCGGACTCCCTGAAGTTCGGCAGCCGCGTGCTGAACACGCTGCTCAGCAACTACTAGGGGAGCGGTGCGTTGACTCCCGAGGAGATCCTGCCCGACGAGCTCCTGGAACGCATCCGCGGCCGCGCCGCGGGCTATGACCAGGACAATTCCTTCTTCCACGAGGATCTGGCGGAACTTGCCGCCGCCGGGTACCTCAAGGTCTTCGTCCCTGTCCCCGACGGAGGGCTGGGCCTTGGGCTGGAAGCGGCGGCTGCGCTGCAGCGCAGGCTGGCGACGGCGGCCCCGGCCACGGCGCTCGCCGTGAACATGCACCTGGTGTGGACCGGCGTCGCGCACGTCCTGGCGGCGCGCGGCGACGACTCGCTGGGTTTCGTGCTGAAGGAGGCAGGGCAGGGGGAAGTGTTCGCCTTTGGCATTTCAGAAGCCGGCAACGATTCCATGCTCTTCGACTCCGGGACCACGGCCGCACCGCAGGACGATGGGGGCTACAGCTTCACCGGCCGGAAGATCTTCACCAGCCTCTCCCCTGGCTGGAGCCGGCTGGGGATCTTCGGCAAGGACGCCGCCGCCCGCAACGGCGACGGCGAGCTGGTGTTCGGCTTCATCGAACGGGCGACCCCTGGCCATGAGACCCTCACGGACTGGAACACCCTGGGCATGCGTGCCAGCCAGTCGAACACCACGCTCCTGCAGGGTGCCATGGTTCCGGCGGAGCGGATCTTCCGGAAGCTGCCGGTGGGACCCAACCAGGATCCCCTGATTTTTGCCATTTTCGCCTGCTTCGAAACGCTCCTGGCCGCCGTCTACACGGGCATCGGCGAACGTGCCTTCACCCTGGCCGTGGAAGCCGCGAAACGACGGAGCTCGGCCAAGTACGGTGGCCGCAGCTACGCGCAGGATCCCGACATCCGCTGGAAGATTGCCGGAGCGGCCATGGCGATGGACGGAATCCAGCCACAGCTCGCCTCCATCGCGCACGATGTGGATGCGCTGGTGGACCACGGACCGCAGTGGTTCCCCAAGCTGGTGGGCCTCAAGATCCGGGCCACGGAGAACGCCCGGGCCGTGGTGGACACGGCTATCCGGGTCTCCGGAGGCTCCAGCTACTTCCGTGGTTCCGAGCTTGAACGGCTGTACCGCGACGTGCTGGCAGGGATTTTCCACCCCTCGAACGAGGAATCGGCGCACAGCACGGTGGCCAACGCCTGGCTGGGACCGCTCGAGCAGTGAAGGCAGGGGAGGGCGCTGCAGGGCGTCTGCAGCGCTGCGCTGCAGCGCCAGGACCTTATACGGTCCGCTGCACCGTGGTCACCTTGCGGCGCAGCCAGAAGCGGCGTCCGCCGCCCACATAGAGGATGCTGCGCTCCAGTTCCCACTTGCCGTACTCGGCGTGTTCCACGATCCTGCGGCGGACATCCGGCAAGGAATCGTCA contains:
- a CDS encoding acyl-CoA dehydrogenase family protein, whose product is MTPEEILPDELLERIRGRAAGYDQDNSFFHEDLAELAAAGYLKVFVPVPDGGLGLGLEAAAALQRRLATAAPATALAVNMHLVWTGVAHVLAARGDDSLGFVLKEAGQGEVFAFGISEAGNDSMLFDSGTTAAPQDDGGYSFTGRKIFTSLSPGWSRLGIFGKDAAARNGDGELVFGFIERATPGHETLTDWNTLGMRASQSNTTLLQGAMVPAERIFRKLPVGPNQDPLIFAIFACFETLLAAVYTGIGERAFTLAVEAAKRRSSAKYGGRSYAQDPDIRWKIAGAAMAMDGIQPQLASIAHDVDALVDHGPQWFPKLVGLKIRATENARAVVDTAIRVSGGSSYFRGSELERLYRDVLAGIFHPSNEESAHSTVANAWLGPLEQ
- a CDS encoding DUF5703 family protein, with the translated sequence MREQFLSSSVERLRDYAKQYEYLVVSVSPDDSLPDVRRRIVEHAEYGKWELERSILYVGGGRRFWLRRKVTTVQRTV